The following coding sequences lie in one Rutidosis leptorrhynchoides isolate AG116_Rl617_1_P2 chromosome 4, CSIRO_AGI_Rlap_v1, whole genome shotgun sequence genomic window:
- the LOC139840458 gene encoding uncharacterized protein, with product MARDKSCLEDKRKSRCKNCGSRTGSKHTVQISKSHGNASSADHSISSVEILSVNVRGFGVEGKFGWVKVLCCAERLDVAVFQETKCRNLEDGWVQNLWGINHFGYAQREAIGNSGGMLVIWDSSRFTVNNAFGNSFFIAIRGVWIGSGVESLIVNIYGPHSDRDKKEMWLDLDKLLQGVDYPCVLCGDFNEVRLPSELLNCRFNKVRASRFNDFIDRNFLIEIPINGRRFTRISDNGLKFSKLDRFLVNEKFIELWDDLSIMILDRRESDHCPLILRDKRIDFGPKPFKVFDEWLNRDGIDRIIIEAWGKCVRSTRKDCVFRDKLKNVKCDLRTWSKSEFGIIDREIKGLKDEVDKWEVRAEQGGLNDVDRECWLNCRRKWIDKEKSKANMLRQKARIKWVLEGDENTK from the exons ATGGCTAGAGATAAATCATGTCTGGAGGATAAAAGGAAATCGAGATGCAAAAATTGTGGATCCAGGACTGGAAGTAAGCATACTGTCCAAATTTCAAAATCTCACGGTAATGCTTCATCGGCTGATCATTCAATTAGCAGTGTGGAA ATACTCTCTGTTAATGTTCGTGGTTTCGGAGTTGAAGGGAAATTTGGGTGGGTCAAGGTCTTATGTTGTGCGGAAAGGCTTGATGTGGCCGTTTTTCAGGAAACAAAGTGTAGAAACTTAGAAGACGGGTGGGTGCAAAACCTTTGGGGTATTAATCACTTTGGTTATGCCCAGAGAGAAGCTATAGGGAATTCCGGGGGTATGTTAGTAATCTGGGACTCTTCTAGGTTCACGGTAAATAATGCGTTTGGAAATAGTTTCTTCATTGCAATTCGGGGGGTTTGGATCGGGTCTGGTGTTGAATCCTTAATTGTCAACATTTATGGACCCCATTCCGATAGAGATAAGAAAGAGATGTGGTTAGATTTAGACAAACTTCTGCAGGGTGTTGATTATCCGTGTGTCTTATGTGGTGACTTTAACGAAGTACGATTGCCTTCGGAACTGTTAAATTGTAGATTCAATAAAGTGCGTGCTTCTCGTTTTAATGACTTCATTGATAGGAATTTTTTGATTGAGATACCGATTAACGGTAGACGATTTACTCGTATCAGTGATAATGGTTTGAAATTTAGCAAGCTCGATAGGTTCCttgtaaatgaaaagtttattGAGCTTTGGGACGACCTCTCGATTATGATTTTAGATAGAAGGGAATCGGACCATTGTCCCCTTATCCTTAGGGACAAGCGTATTGATTTTGGGCCGAAACCTTTTAAAGTGTTCGACGAATGGTTGAATCGTGATGGAATTGATCGGATCATTATAGAGGCTTGGGGTAAGTGTGTCCGTAGCACTAGAAAAGATTGTGTTTTTAGGGATAAACTTAAAAATGTTAAATGTGATTTGAGGACTTGGAGTAAAAGTGAATTCGGGATTATTGATCGAGAAATAAAAGGATTGAAAGACGAGGTCGATAAATGGGAAGTTAGAGCCGAGCAAGGGGGTCTAAATGATGTAGATAGAGAGTGTTGGTTAAATTGCCGTAGGAAATGGATTGATAAAGAGAAATCTAAGGCAAATATGCTTAGACAAAAGGCTCGGATTAAGTGGGTATTGGAAGGCGATGAGAATACGAAATAA